In a genomic window of Callithrix jacchus isolate 240 chromosome 22, calJac240_pri, whole genome shotgun sequence:
- the CNN2 gene encoding calponin-2 isoform X2: protein MLTRPVSNSWPRPPTAPGSQLLSKYDPQKEAELRSWIEGLTGLSVGPDFQKGLKDGIILCTLMNKLQPGSVPKINRSMQNWHQLENLSNFIKAMVSYGINAVDLFEANDLFESGNMTQVQMSLLALAGKAKTKGLQSGVDIGVKYSEKQERNFDDATMKAGQCVIGLQMGTNKCASQSGMTAYGTRRHLYDPKNHILPPMDHSTISLQMGTNKCASQVGMTAPGTRRHIYDTKLGTDKCDNSSMSLQMGYTQGANQSGQVFGLGRQIYDPKYCPQGTVADGAPSDAGDCPGPEEVPEYPPYHQEEAGY, encoded by the exons atgttgaccaggccggtctcaaactcctggcctcggcctcccacggcGCCGGGATCACAG CTCCTGTCCAAGTATGACCCGCAGAAGGAGGCAGAGCTCCGAAGCTGGATCGAGGGACTCACCGGGCTCTCCGTCGGCCCCGACTTCCAGAAGGGCCTGAAGGACGGGATTATCTTATGCAC ACTCATGAACAAGCTCCAGCCGGGCTCAGTCCCCAAGATCAACCGCTCCATGCAGAACTGGCATCAG CTAGAAAACCTCTCCAACTTCATCAAGGCCATGGTCAGCTACGGCATCAACGCCGTGGACCTGTTCGAGGCCAATGACCTGTTTGAGAGCGGGAACATGACGCAGGTGCAGATGTCTCTGCTCGCCCTGGCGGGAAag GCCAAGACCAAGGGGCTGCAGAGCGGGGTGGACATCGGCGTCAAGTACTCGGAGAAGCAGGAGCGGAACTTCGACGACGCCACCATGAAGGCCGGCCAGTGCGTCATCGGGCTGCAG ATGGGCACCAACAAATGTGCCAGCCAGTCGGGCATGACCGCATATGGCACGAGGAGGCATCTCTACGACCCCAAGAACCATATCCTGCCCCCCATGGACCACTCGACCATCAGCCTCCAGATGGGCACCAACAAGTGTGCCAGCCAG GTGGGCATGACGGCTCCCGGGACGCGGCGGCATATCTATGACACCAAACTGGGAACCGACAAGTGTGATAActcctccatgtccctgcagatgGGCTACACCCAGGGCGCCAACCAGAGCGGCCAGGTCTTCGGCCTGGGCCGGCAGATATACGACCCCAAGTACTGCCCACAGGGCACAGTGGCCGACGGGGCTCCCTCCGATGCTGGCGACTGCCCGGGCCCGGAGGAGGTCCCTGAATATCCCCCTTACCACCAGGAGGAGGCGGGCTACTGA
- the CNN2 gene encoding calponin-2 isoform X1, whose translation MSSTQFNKGPSYGLSAEVKNRLLSKYDPQKEAELRSWIEGLTGLSVGPDFQKGLKDGIILCTLMNKLQPGSVPKINRSMQNWHQLENLSNFIKAMVSYGINAVDLFEANDLFESGNMTQVQMSLLALAGKAKTKGLQSGVDIGVKYSEKQERNFDDATMKAGQCVIGLQMGTNKCASQSGMTAYGTRRHLYDPKNHILPPMDHSTISLQMGTNKCASQVGMTAPGTRRHIYDTKLGTDKCDNSSMSLQMGYTQGANQSGQVFGLGRQIYDPKYCPQGTVADGAPSDAGDCPGPEEVPEYPPYHQEEAGY comes from the exons ATGAGCTCCACGCAGTTCAACAAGGGCCCCTCGTACGGGCTGTCGGCCGAGGTCAAGAACCGG CTCCTGTCCAAGTATGACCCGCAGAAGGAGGCAGAGCTCCGAAGCTGGATCGAGGGACTCACCGGGCTCTCCGTCGGCCCCGACTTCCAGAAGGGCCTGAAGGACGGGATTATCTTATGCAC ACTCATGAACAAGCTCCAGCCGGGCTCAGTCCCCAAGATCAACCGCTCCATGCAGAACTGGCATCAG CTAGAAAACCTCTCCAACTTCATCAAGGCCATGGTCAGCTACGGCATCAACGCCGTGGACCTGTTCGAGGCCAATGACCTGTTTGAGAGCGGGAACATGACGCAGGTGCAGATGTCTCTGCTCGCCCTGGCGGGAAag GCCAAGACCAAGGGGCTGCAGAGCGGGGTGGACATCGGCGTCAAGTACTCGGAGAAGCAGGAGCGGAACTTCGACGACGCCACCATGAAGGCCGGCCAGTGCGTCATCGGGCTGCAG ATGGGCACCAACAAATGTGCCAGCCAGTCGGGCATGACCGCATATGGCACGAGGAGGCATCTCTACGACCCCAAGAACCATATCCTGCCCCCCATGGACCACTCGACCATCAGCCTCCAGATGGGCACCAACAAGTGTGCCAGCCAG GTGGGCATGACGGCTCCCGGGACGCGGCGGCATATCTATGACACCAAACTGGGAACCGACAAGTGTGATAActcctccatgtccctgcagatgGGCTACACCCAGGGCGCCAACCAGAGCGGCCAGGTCTTCGGCCTGGGCCGGCAGATATACGACCCCAAGTACTGCCCACAGGGCACAGTGGCCGACGGGGCTCCCTCCGATGCTGGCGACTGCCCGGGCCCGGAGGAGGTCCCTGAATATCCCCCTTACCACCAGGAGGAGGCGGGCTACTGA